In the genome of Dioscorea cayenensis subsp. rotundata cultivar TDr96_F1 chromosome 1, TDr96_F1_v2_PseudoChromosome.rev07_lg8_w22 25.fasta, whole genome shotgun sequence, one region contains:
- the LOC120278468 gene encoding mitochondrial import inner membrane translocase subunit Tim13, whose product MDAFSSSSPSNGSSSASPEALMDQLKSQLAQAYAEEFLETVRSKCFAKCITKPGSSLSGSESSCISRCVDRYIEATGIIGRALFNSPR is encoded by the exons ATGGATGCCTTTTCATCGTCGTCACCCTCCAATGGCTCCTCTTCCGCCTCGCCGGAGGCCCTCATGGATCAACTGAAGTCCCAGCTCGCTCAGGCGTACGCTGAGGAGTTCCTTGAG ACAGTAAGAAGCAAGTGTTTCGCGAAGTGCATCACAAAGCCTGGATCGAGCTTGAGTGGCAGTGAGAGCAGTTGCATCTCAAGGTGTGTGGACCGGTACATTGAGGCAACGGGTATTATCGGCCGTGCTCTGTTTAATTCCCCGCGTTAA